A part of Acropora palmata chromosome 8, jaAcrPala1.3, whole genome shotgun sequence genomic DNA contains:
- the LOC141889892 gene encoding uncharacterized protein LOC141889892 — protein sequence MYHFGLIIVLITTPLTSGLVYHCNFQDPSLTYAEHRNVQTLSFTQQLPASRNSSHYCVVTTDKNDNLLQVKARRFGQSNGSLHVAIFDSRDSLIGHLDISANGPEETVTLCPQASGRKYFVLLTGTPNMHYTTEITDNVPEIFLNETKSFKASKTTLFKFKPTGDVTKKQLDITVLSHSDTVAYLKVSNICKQAMDTKYLDYSESSLRLTFGQKGKITLSKASPPSLLNTSGGFIYIAIALKNQNDKEKFGNLTLASSFDYSYGKPLVSLICVSFFGGILVSLWALLCFRDPYILLKEDNPVDSESLNSLTASNSYSHLKENLKSLFSSCWKEREAGNRDELRPLVRGVQRRTPLTWNELFGAMKKVLLGHWVARGPKTFSYTTCIVGFALMVGAFQFVFETWKEMIKSGDRDMCYYNDFCYRVSDYDIPFNLMISNLGYMIHGLILACSVWVMEAGLLAWCHRLACHRRSRSRLPEGQDELPNHCVKCPCIDAHLSNMSVPHFQPANGDEAVLLNAEAYKRKYSFSIGYSFAWALIFEGCFSMLYHFCPMKLTFQFDSAFMFVISGLIVVSLYNGTSFKECTVHGEAQVPVHSNNFFLFFIVPLYIFNYFGSLYFSDESNLSDGMKIAFITCLVAYALTLFCWIGKKLFLNVSNFRDCDVLTKIVSFILALSFVAIVLPVVYKRNFPNIFLFGCIFSSLLAICGKVIVEFWRSELSHWTVRKFAFHFLKGLYVLVTLGIMGTAVWIFLAKATTNKEETPSESRDLNRNCAWLGFFDDHDLWHILSSFSLLMGSYLVLYISK from the exons atgtATCACTTCGGCTTAATAATAGTTTTGATCACTACTCCGTTGACTTCAGGCCTTGTTTACCACTGCAATTTTCAAGACCCGAGTCTAACTTACGCAGAACATCGGAATGTACAGACGTTGTCATTTACCCAGCAGCTTCCTGCCTCCAGAAATTCGTCCCATTACTGCGTGGTCACAACAGACAAAAATGATAACTTATTGCAAGTCAAAGCTAGAAGGTTTGGACAATCTAACG GATCTCTTCACGTCGCCATTTTTGATTCGCGTGATTCCTTAATAGGCCATCTAGATATTTCTGCAAATGGACCAGAAGAGACAGTAACGTTGTGCCCCCAGGCTTCAGGCCGGAAATATTTTGTGCTTCTAACTGGAACCCCAAATATGCATTACACTACTGAAATAACTGACAATGTGCCCGAGATTTTTCTTAATGAAACGAAGAGTTTCAAAGCCAGTAAAACGACTTTGTTTAAGTTTAAACCAACTGGTGACGTAACTAAGAAACAGCTTGACATCACTGTGTTATCACACTCGGATACCGTAGCCTATTTGAAGGTATCAAACATCTGCAAGCAGGCGATGGACACAAAATATCTGGACTACTCGGAATCGTCTTTACGACTTACGTTTGGTCAGAAAGGAAAGATAACACTGTCAAAGGCCTCACCTCCTTCTCTTCTTAATACCTCCGGCGGCTTCATTTACATTGCCATAGCATTAAAAAATCAGAACGATAAAGAGAAGTTCGGAAATTTGACTCTCGCAAGCTCGTTTGATTACAGCTACGGAAAACCTTTGGTTTCTCTTATCTGTGTATCGTTCTTTGGCGGCATTTTGGTATCCCTCTGGGCCTTGCTTTGTTTCAGAGATCCATATATTCTACTGAAAGAAGATAACCCCGTGGACTCAGAAAGTTTAAACTCCCTTACTGCTTCGAATAGCTATTCCCATTTGAAAGAGAATTTGAAGAGCTTGTTTTCTAGTTGTTGGAAAGAGAGAGAAGCTGGCAATAGAGATGAATTACGACCGTTGGTACGAGGAGTTCAGCGAAGAACACCTTTAACCTGGAATGAACTCTTTGGGGCCATGAAAAAGGTTTTGTTAGGCCACTGGGTTGCACGAGGGCCCAAGACGTTCTCCTATACAACCTGCATCGTGGGCTTTGCCCTTATGGTCGGTGCGTTCCAGTTTGTATTTGAGACCTGGAAGGAGATGATTAAGAGTGGTGATCGAGATATGTGCTATTACAATGATTTTTGTTATCGAGTCAGTGACTATGACATTCCTTTCAACTTGATGATCAGCAATCTTGGTTACATGATCCACGGACTCATTCTCGCCTGCTCTGTGTGGGTGATGGAGGCAGGCTTGTTGGCATGGTGTCACAGGCTTGCTTGCCACAGAAGATCAAGGTCTCGATTGCCCGAGGGCCAAGATGAACTCCCAAATCATTGCGTCAAGTGCCCATGCATCGACGCTCATCTTTCTAATATGTCTGTACCGCATTTTCAGCCTGCAAATGGTGATGAAGCTGTGTTATTGAACGCCGAAGCGTATAAACGAAAGTACAGTTTCTCCATCGGCTATTCTTTCGCATGGGCTCTCATCTTCGAAGGCTGCTTCTCTATGCTTTACCACTTCTGCCCCATGAAGTTAACATTCCAGTTTGATTCAGCTTTTATGTTTGTTATATCGGGTTTAATCGTTGTTTCTCTATACAATGGAACCAGCTTCAAGGAATGCACCGTTCACGGAGAAGCCCAGGTTCCAGTACATTCTAACAACTTCTTTCTGTTCTTTATTGTTCCTCTGTACATTTTCAATTACTTTGGCTCGTTATATTTTTCAGACGAGAGCAACTTGAGTGATGGAatgaaaattgctttcattACTTGTCTCGTGGCTTACGCTTTGACACTTTTCTGTTGGATAGGAAAGAAACTGTTTTTGAATGTATCAAATTTTCGAGACTGTGACGTTTTAACCAAAATTGTCTCTTTTATCCTCGCGCTCTCCTTCGTTGCTATCGTTCTGCCGGTCGTTTATAAGCGAAATTTTccaaacatatttttatttggttGTATTTTCTCCTCTCTGCTGGCAATTTGTGGCAAAGTCATCGTTGAGTTTTGGAGAAGTGAGTTGAGTCATTGGACAGTACGGAAATTCGCGTTTCATTTCTTGAAAGGTTTGTATGTTCTCGTCACGCTTGGGATTATGGGCACTGCGGTTTGGATTTTTTTAGCCAAggcaacaacaaacaaagaggAGACCCCCTCGGAATCACGTGACCTCAACCGCAATTGCGCCTGGTTGGGTTTTTTCGATGATCATGACCTGTGGCATATCCTGTCCTCGTTTTCTCTTCTCATGGGTTCATATTTGGTCTTGTATATCAGTAAATGA